In Streptomyces sp. NBC_00483, a single window of DNA contains:
- the hpnH gene encoding adenosyl-hopene transferase HpnH, with protein sequence MAMPLRQSIKVATYLVEQKIRRRDKFPLIVELEPLFACNLACEGCGKIQHPAGVLKQRMPVAQAVGAVLESGAPMVSIAGGEPLMHPQIHEIVRQLVAKKKYVFLCTNAMLLRKKMEKFTPSPYFAFTVHIDGMRERHDESVAKEGVFDEAVEAIKEAKKRGFRVTTNSTFFNTDTPQNIIEVLNYLNDDLQVDEMMISPAYAYEKAPDQDHFLGVTQTRELFKKAFTGGNRRRWRLNHSPLFLDFLEGKVDFPCTAWAIPNYSLFGWQKPCYLMADGYVPTYKELIEKTDWDAYGRGKDPRCDNCMAHCGYEPTAVLATMGSLKESIRAVSETVAGNRG encoded by the coding sequence ATGGCCATGCCGCTTCGTCAATCCATCAAGGTCGCGACCTATCTCGTTGAACAGAAGATCCGCCGGCGGGACAAGTTTCCGCTCATCGTCGAATTGGAGCCGCTCTTCGCCTGCAACCTGGCGTGCGAGGGCTGCGGAAAGATCCAGCACCCGGCCGGGGTGCTCAAGCAGCGCATGCCGGTCGCCCAGGCCGTCGGCGCCGTCCTCGAGTCGGGCGCGCCGATGGTGTCCATCGCCGGCGGTGAGCCGCTGATGCACCCTCAGATCCACGAGATCGTGCGGCAGTTGGTGGCCAAGAAGAAGTACGTCTTCCTGTGCACCAATGCGATGCTGCTGCGCAAGAAGATGGAGAAGTTCACGCCCTCGCCGTACTTCGCCTTCACGGTGCACATCGACGGCATGCGCGAGCGGCACGACGAGTCCGTCGCCAAGGAAGGTGTCTTCGACGAGGCGGTCGAGGCGATCAAGGAGGCCAAGAAGCGCGGCTTCCGGGTCACCACGAACTCGACCTTCTTCAACACGGACACCCCGCAGAACATCATCGAGGTGCTCAACTACCTCAACGACGACCTCCAGGTCGACGAGATGATGATCTCGCCCGCGTACGCCTACGAGAAGGCGCCCGACCAGGACCACTTCCTGGGCGTCACGCAGACCCGTGAACTGTTCAAGAAGGCGTTCACGGGTGGCAACAGGCGGCGCTGGCGGCTCAATCACTCGCCCCTGTTCCTCGACTTCCTCGAGGGCAAGGTCGACTTCCCGTGCACCGCGTGGGCCATCCCCAACTACTCGCTCTTCGGCTGGCAGAAGCCCTGCTATCTGATGGCGGACGGGTACGTGCCCACGTACAAGGAGCTCATCGAGAAGACCGACTGGGACGCCTACGGCCGCGGCAAGGACCCGCGCTGCGACAACTGCATGGCGCACTGCGGCTACGAGCCGACGGCCGTGCTCGCCACCATGGGGTCGCTGAAGGAGTCCATCCGCGCCGTGTCCGAGACCGTCGCCGGGAATCGTGGGTGA